Genomic segment of Streptomyces zhihengii:
CTGAGCGGGCGGCTGGACGCCGTGGACGAGGGCCTGCGCACGGTCACCGACGTCGTCACCGGGCTGGAGTTCGGGGACGCGGTGGTGCGGACGGGGATCCTGGAGCGGATCGCGGAGGTGCTGGGCGGGGTGAACCGCGCCCGCGCCGTGCTCGGTGCCCGGCGGCGTGAGCTGCTGGGACGCGAGGGCCGCGCCGAGTTCGCCGCCGAGACCGCCCTGCTGGGGCAGGCCGTCGCGGGGGCGCTCGCGGCGGCCGCCGATCCCGAGTCGTGCGACGCGCAGCTCGCGGCGCTGCTGCTGCGCCTGGAGAACCTGGAGTCCCGGTTCGCCGAGTCGGACGACTTCCTCGCCGAACTGGGCGCGAAGCGGACCGAGGTGTACGAGGCGTTCGCCGCCCGGCGTCAGACGCTCCAGGACGCGCGGGCGCGCCGTGCGGAGCGGCTGGCGGCATCGGCGCTGCGCGTGCTGGACACGATCGGGCGCCGGATCGTCACGCTGGGCAGCGCGGAGGAGATCCACACCTGGTTCGCCTCCGACCCGATGGCCGCGAAGGTGCGGCGCACCGCGGACGAGCTGCGCGAACTGGGCGACGACGGGCGTGCGGAGGAGCTGGAGGGGCGGCTGAAGGCGGCCCGCCAGGAGGCGGCACGCGCGCTGCGCGACCGCACCGATCTGTACGCGGACGGCGGGTCGGTGATCCGTCTCGGCCGGCACCGGTTCACCGTCAACACCCAGCCGTTCGAGCTGACGCTCGTGCCGCAGGGGGACGGGCTCGCCTTCGCCCTGACCGGCACGGACTACCGCGCACCGGTCACGGACGACGCCGGGGACGGCTTCGCGGACGGCACCGGGAGCGGCTTCGCCGGGACGCGTGCGTACTGGGAGCAGACCCTCCCGTCGGAGAACGCGGCCGTCTACCGGGCCGAACACCTGGCCGGCCGGCTGCTGGAGGAGCACGGCGCGCGGGCCCTGGCGGACGCGGACCTCGCGGACCTGGTGCGCCGCGCGGCGCAGGACGCCTACGACGAGGGCTACGAGCGCGGTGTGCACGACCACGACGCGGCGGCGATCCTGGCCTCCGTGGTGCGGCTCCACGCCGGGGCCGGGCTGCTCCGTCACGCCCCGCGGGCCAGGGCGGCGGCCCAGGTCTTCTGGGCGCACGGCACCGACGAGGCGTCGCGGAGCGCCTGGACGCGGCGGGCCGTGGCCCTGGCGCGGGCGCGGGACACCTTCGGGCTCGCCCCCGCGATCGACGCCTTCCGCGCCGAACTGGCCGCGGCGATGGGGCCCGGCGGCGGCCCCGGCGCGGACTACCTCTTCGAGGAACTGACCTCCGGGCCCGAAGGGTTCGTCATCGGCGCCCGGGTGCGTGCGGCGCTGGAGGCGTTCCGCCGCACGGTGGAGGACGCGGGCTACGCGCAGGATGTGGAGGCGCTCGGCGACGACCTCGGCGCCCGCCGCCAGGTGATCGAGAACTGGCTGGCGGCCTGGGCGCAGGCCACGGACGCGGAGGCCGACGCGGAGGACCTGGCCGAGGCCGCGGCGGTGGAGCTCTGCCCCGGTCTGGTGCGCCATGGCTCGGACGCTCCGCTCACGGCACGGGTCGAGGGGCTGCTCGGGAACCATCCGCGTCTGGAGAAGGGTGTGCTGACGGTACGTCTGGACGAGTTCCTCGCCCGGACGCGGCACTTCCGGGAGACCGTCGCCCCCGGCTTCCGTGACTACCAGCAGCGCCGGACCGCACTGGCCGCCGCCGAGCGCGAGCGGCTGCGCGTCGACGAGCACCGGCCCCGCGTCATGTCGTCGTTCGTGCGCAACCGGCTCGTCGACGAGGTGTACCTGCCGCTGATCGGCGACAGCCTGGCCAAGCAGATGGGCACCGCAGGCGAGTCGCGGCGCACCGACAGCAACGGTCTGCTGCTTCTCCTCTCGCCCCCCGGATACGGCAAGACGACGCTGGTCGAGTACGTGGCCGACCGGCTCGGCCTCGCGCTGGTCCGGGTGAACGGACCGGCCCTCGGCCACGAGGTGACCTCGCTCGACCCGGCGCAGGCACCGAACGCGACGGCGCGCCAGGAGGTCGAGAAGATCAATTTCGCGTTGGAGGCCGGCAGCAACGTGCTGCTGTACCTCGACGACATCCAGCATGTCTCCCCCGAACTGCTGCAGAAGTTCATCTCGCTGTGCGACGCGCAGCGGCGCATGGAGGGCGTGTGGCGCGGGCGGGCCCGCACCTACGACCTGCGCGGCAAGCGCTTCGCCGTGTGCATGGCGGGCAACCCGTACACCGAGTCCGGGGAGCGCTTCCGCATCCCCGACATGCTCGCCAACCGTGCCGACGTGTGGGATCTGGGCGAGGTGCTCACCGGCAAGGAGGACGTGTTCGCCCTGAGCTTCGTGGAGAACGCGCTCACCTCCCATCCGGTGCTCGCACCGCTCGCCGGCCGCGACCGTGCGGACGTGGACCTGCTCGTACGGCTCGCCACCGGCGATCCGACCGCCCGCGCGGACCGGCTGGCGCACCCCTACCCGCCGGCCGAACTCGACCGGATACTCGCCGTGCTGCGGCATGTGGTCGCCGCCCGGCGCACCGTCCTCGCGGTGAACTCCGCGTACATCGCCTCCGCGGCGAGCGGCGACGCCACCCGGGGCGAGCCGCCGTTCCGGCTCCAGGGCTCGTACCGCAACATGAACCGGATCGTGGAGCGGATCAGCCCGGTGATGAACGACGCCGAACTCGACGCGCTCGTCGACGACCACTACACGGGCGAGGCCAGGACCCTGGCGAACGGCGCCGAGGCGGCGCTGCTCAGGCTGGCCGAACTGCGCTCGCGGCTCACCGGGGCGCAGGCGGCCCGCTGGTCGGAGATCAAGGCCGGGTACACCCGCGCGCAGGCGCTCGGCGGACCCGGCGGCGATCCCCTGACGAAGGCCGTCGCGGCGCTGGGCCTGCTCGCGGACCGGCTGACCGCCGTCGAGACGGCGATCACCAGGGCGGCTGATCCGCGGCGGCTCCTCGCCGCCCCGGGGCGGCCGGAGGCCGTTCCTCCGGCCGGGGCGCCGGTGGATCCCGCCGGGTGAAGCGGTGGGCGGTCACCGTCCGTTCGGCGGCGGCGTGCCACCAGGCGGGCGGTGACTGCGCGCCCGGCCGCGACTGGGGCTGGTCGGGATGGAGCCCGAGCGGCACCAGCGCCCCGGCCAGGACCTCCACGGAGAACCAGCCGCGCCACCGGCCGTCGGGCCCCGGCCCGCAGGCCAGTAGGTAGCGCACCTCGTCCGCCGCGAACGGCATCCAGTCGACGCCCCGCTCACGCAGTCAGGCGCGCAGCGCGGCGGCGGGGCCCGGGTGGCCCGGCAGGTTCTCGCGGGAGGTCACGCGGATCCACTCGGGTGTGGAGACTGACGGTATGGAATTCGCTGTCTTCATGACGCTCCCGGGTCTGGTGATCCTTCTGGTGGCGATCGCCTTCGGCGACCAGGTGCTGCGCGCGACGGGCCGCGGACGCCGGCGCGGGCAGTTGTCCGCGACCGGGTTCGAGCAGTTGCACGCGACGTTCTCGCCGGGCAAGCAGAGCGAGCTCAAGGAACGGCAGAGCGCCCTGCTGCTGCGCGACGACGAGGAGGACGGCGCCCCGCCGAACCGGTCCACGGTGGACCTGGGCAGCGGACGCGCGGTGATCCGTCTCCCCTGACCCTAGGGCACGTCCCGTCCCGGCCCCCGAGTTGTCCACAAGCGCGGGGTTATCCACAGGCAGGGGATGGAAGCGGCGGGTTTCCGGTTTGATGGAGGGCATGAACGCCGCAGACACCACACCCGGCATGCCCGGCATGCCCGACTGGGAGAAGCGCTTCCGGGCGCCCCGTGTCTCCCTCCCCGACTGGGCCGAGGACGCCCCGGACCGGGCCCTCTTCGTGTCCAACGCCACCGGCACGTACGAGCTGTACGCCTGGGACCGGGCCACCGGCTCCCAGCGCCAGGTCACGGACCGGCCGAACGGCACCACCGAGGGCGTCCTCGCGCCCGACGGCGAGGCCGTCTGGTGGTTCTCGGACACCGACGGGGACGAGTTCGGGATCTGGATGCGGCAGCCGTTCGCCGGCGGGGCCGACGTGCCCGCCGTCCCGGGCCTGGCCGCCTCCTACCCGGCCGGTCTCGCGATAGGGCGGGACGGCACCGCGGTCGTCGGCAGATCGACCGACGAGGACGGCACGACGATCCATGTCGTCCGCCCCGGGCAGGCCCCCGCGGAGGTCTACCGGCACCGGGAGTCCGCCGGCGTCGGGGACCTCTCCCACGACGGGACGCTGTTCGCGATCGAGCACACCGAGCACGGGGACGCGATGCACTCCGCGCTGCGCGTCCTGCGCCCGGACGGCTCGGTGGTGGCCGAGCTCGACGACACGGAGGGCGGCACGAAGGAGCTGGGCCTGGAGGTCCTCGGCTTCCCGCCGGTCGACGGGGACACCCGGCTCCTCGTCGGGCACCAGCGGCGCGGCCGCTGGGAGCCGATGATCTGGGACGTGGCGAGCGGCGAGGAGACCGCGCTCGCGGTGGACCTGCCCGGTGACGTGGGCGCCGAGTGGTACCCGGACGGCTCCGCGCTCCTGGTGGTCCACAGCTTCGAGGCACGCGGCGAGCTGTGGCACTACGACCTCGCCTCCCGGGAGCTGACGCGGATCGAGACCCCCGCCGGTTCGGTGTCGGACGCGACCGCGCGCCCCGACCACTCCATCGAGTACCTGTGGTCGTCCGCCGCCGAGCCGCCGCAGGTCCGCTCGACGCACGGCGGCGCCGTCCTCGACCCCCCGGGCATGAAGGCGCCCGCCTCCGTCCCCGTCGAGGACGTATGGGTGGAGGGCCCCGGCGGCCGGGTCCACGCCCTGGTGCAGCGGCCGGCGGGGGCGGACGGCCCGCTCCCGACGGTGTTCGAGATCCACGGCGGCCCGGCCTGGCACGACAGCGACTCCTTCACCGCCGGCCCCGCCGCCTGGGTGGACCACGGCTACGCGGTCGTGCGGGTCAACTACCGCGGCTCGACCGGGTACGGGCGCGAGTGGACGGACGCCCTCAAGCACCGTGTGGGCCTGATCGAGCTGGAGGACATCGCCGCGGTACGGGAGTGGGCGGTCGCCTCCGGTCTCGCCGACCCGGCGCGCCTGGTGCTGGCGGGCGGCTCCTGGGGCGGCTATCTGACGCTGCTCGGGCTCGGTGTCCAGCCGGACGCCTGGGCGCTCGGCCTGGCCGCCGTGCCGGTCGCCGACTACGTCACCGCCTACCACGACGAGATGGAGGCCCTGAAGGCCCTGGACCGCACGCTCCTGGGCGGAACCCCGGAGGAGGTGCCCGAGCGTTTCGCGGCGTCCTCCCCGCTCACCTACGTCGACGCGGTCCGCGCCCCCGTCTACATCTCCGCCGGGGTCAACGACCCGAGATGCCCGATCCGCCAGGTCGAGAACTACGTCGACCGTCTGGTGGCCCGCGGCGCCGTCCACGAGGTGTACCGGTACGACGCGGGCCACGGCTCGCTCGTGGTGGAGGAGCGCATCAAGCAGGTGCGAATGGAGATCGCCTTCGCGGAACGGCACCTGGCGGGCGCCGGCATACGCCCGGAGGCGGACGCCCAGCCGGCCGGCGCCGCGTAACGGCTGCCGTCCTCCACGGCGCGGAGCGGACCGGGGCCCGTCCTTGCGGGCCCCGGGACACGGCCCGCCGGGCGCGTTCCGTACCGTGGAGGGGTGTACCGATTCCTGCTGACGCCCCGCTGGTGGGGGATCAACGTCTTCGTCCTGCTGGCGATCCCGTTCTGCGTGTTCATGGGGTCGTGGCAGCTGGGCAGGTTCGAGGACCGGGTCGACAGTCACCGGGAGGCGGAACAGCGCCCCGGCGCCGAGGAGCAGGCGGCGGCGCCGCTCGGTGAGCTGCTGCCGGTGGACAAGGAGACGTCGGGCCGGCAGGCCACGGCATCCGGCCGCTACGGCGAGCAGTTCATCGTCCCCGAGCGCCGGCTGGACGGGAAGCCCGGGTCGTACGTGCTGACCCTCCTGCGGACGGAGAGCGGCAAGACGCTCCCCGTGGTCCGCGGCTGGCTCCCCCAGGGCGGCACCGCGCCGGCGGTCCCCGCGGGCGCGGTGACGGTCACGGGGGCGCTCCAGGCGTCGGAGACGCCCGGCACCGACGGCGCCCACACCGCCGGAGGTCTGCCCGCCGGACAGCTCGGGATCATCAGCGCCGCCTCGCTGGTGAACCTCGTGCCCGACGACATGTACGACGCGTGGGTCACCCTCACGAAGGCGGACAGCGGGCTGACGGCGGTCCCGGCGTCGGCCCCGCAGAACAGCGGTCTGGATCTGAAGGCGTTCCAGAATCTCGGCTACACCGGAGAGTGGTTCGTCTTCGCCGGGTTCGTGCTGTTCATGTGGTTCCGCCTGGTGCGGCGCGAGGCGGAGGCGGTACGGGACCGGGAGCTCGGGCTCACCCCCGACATGTCCTGACCTCGCGGGGCGGTCCACCACCCCCGACATGTCCTGACCTCGCGGGGCGGTCGACCACCCGCCCCGCGCTGCGGCCGGGCCTACGCGCCCGGGAGGATGCCGGTGCGGTAGACGATGCCGGAGCAGGCGTTGCCGATGGTCGTCTGGGCGCTCGGGGCGCCCGCGTCGGCCGTGTGGGACACGGCCACGCTGCCGTCCTTGACCCCGCCCTCGGTGAGCATCTGCGTCTGGACCCCGTCCGTGGTGCCGGTACCGGTGTCGGTGCCGCCGCTGGTGCCCGTACCGGCGGTGCCGCCACCGCTGCCGCCCCCGCTTCCGGTGCCGCCGTCGGTGGGCGTCGGGTCCGGGGAGGCGCCCGTGGTGGGACAGGTGTCCGAGGGAATCCAGGCGAACTTCACCTCGTACGCCGAGGACGGCGTCAGCACGAGGCTGGCGACCGCCGCCGAGGGGTCGGGCAGACCGCCCGCCGGGTCGCCCGAGGTGTGGCCGACCACGCTGATGCGGGCCGCGTCGGCGGCCCCCAGCGCGGTGACGCCGACCGAGCCGGCGCCCGTCACCAGGCAGTCGGAGGAGGAGACGTTGGCGATGCGGAAGGTGCCGTAGACCTTGCCCTCGGCGTCGGGCACGTTCGTCCCGGCGGAGGCGACACCGAGCTGGGAGGGGGTGCAGGCCGCCGGCTGGGCACCCGCGGCGCCCGGTGTCTCGGGCTCGCCCGAGGTGCCGTCCGCGGCGCCCTCGGCGGAGCCGTCGCCCGGGGAGACGCTCGCGGCGTCCTCCCCCGTGGACCCCGGTCCGCCGCCGGCCGGGGGGTTCAGCGGGTCGCGGTCGCCGCCGGTGGCGCCCGGCTCGTTGCCGGCCCCGCCCTGGGCCTGCTGGCCGTGTCCGGCGTTGACCGGGTTGGCGCTGTCGCCCGAGCCGGAGCTCGCGACATGCACGAAGGCGGGCACCGCGGTGCCGACCAGCAGGACGGCGGCAGCGGCGCCGACCAGCGCCTGCCGCTTGCGGGCCCGCCGTGCGGGGACGGCGCGGCGCAGGTGGTCGAGCGCGCCCTCCGAGGGCGTGAGGTCCTCGACCACGCCCTGGAGCATCCGGCGCAGGGCCTCCTCGTCGCCCGCGAGCCCCGGCAGCGCCGTCAGGTCCGCGTCCCGCGGCGCGGGGGCGCCGGAGGTATCCGGAGCGGTGTCCGCGCCGGTGCCTTCGAGGTCACCCGGGGTGCTGTCCTTGCCGAGGCCGCCCGGCTCGCGTTCCGGCCCGTTTCCCACTGTTCCGTTCCCCGTCGAATCGTTCGGTGACCCTTCCGGCCCGTGCCGGTCGGGCCCGCGTCCGTGGCCGCTCATACCGTGGCCTCCATCGCGACGCGCAGTGCGGCAATGCCCCGCGAACCGTACGCCTTCACCGAGCCGAGCGATATGCCCAGCGTCTCGGCCACCTGGGCCTCGGTCATGTCGGCGAAGTACCGCAGGACCAGGACCTCGCGCTGCCGCCGCTGGAGGCCGCGCATCGCCTTGATCAGCGCGTCACGCTCCAACTGGTCGTAGGCGCCCTCCTCGGCGCTCGCCATGTCGGGCATCGGCTTGGAGAGCAGCTTGAGGCCGAGGATCCGCCGCCGCAGGGCCGACCTGGAGAGGTTGACCACCGTCTGGCGGAGGTAGGCGAGGGTCTTCTCCGGCTCCCGTACGCGGCTGCGCGCGGAGTGGACCCGGATGAACGCCTCCTGGACCACGTCCTCGCAGGAGGCGGTGTCGTCCAGGAGGAGGGCGGCGAGACCGAGCAGCGACCGGTAGTGGGCGCGGTAGGTCTCGGTGAGGTGGTCGACGGTGGTGCCGGCTGCCATGACGTCGTCAGTGCCCTGCCGCTGTGCGGGCAGCCGCGTGGTCCGTGACGCGGGGACGGGTGCGATCACCGGCATGCCGCCGGACGGGCGGGGTCTGCGGATCGGGCGCACAGCGCCGCCGATCGGGACCACCCTTGCGATGTCGAGAACCTCTGCCACGCCTGTTGGACACGCTTCCCCCCGTCAGGGTTGTACGCGTACGCCACCGCTTTTGGCGGTCCGCCCCATGCCGTCATGCGCACCCGATCTTCCCCAATGCCCCAATGTCACCGCACCGCAGCGAGGCGTCCGCAGAGACGCGTCCCGCCCAACTGCCGGTTGCAACAAGGAGGGAAGCGAATAATCGAACACGCTGACGCCCCAGTTCAAGTGGTTCAGACCATCGTTTCGATCACAGGGCGTCCACAGATCCTACAAAGTCCCGCGGACACCCCGCCCCGGAATAAGGACGGTTGCGGGCGGGCACCCCGGAACGGCGGCCCGGCCGGGTGTCAGCAGCCGAGCTCGGCCGCGACCGTCTCCGCGATCTGGACCGAGTTCAGCGCCGCGCCCTTGAGCAGGTTGTCGCCGCAGAGGAAGAGGTCGAGGGCGGTGGCGTCGTCCGGGGCGCGCCGCACCCGTCCGACCCAGGTGGGATCGGTGCCCACCACGTCCGCGGGCGTGGGGAAGTCGCCCGCCTCCGGATCGTCGCAGAGCACGACCCCCGGGGCGGTCGCGAGGATCTCGTGGGCGCGTGCCACGGTGACCTCGCGCTCGAAGCGCGCGTGGACGGCCAGGGAGTGGGCCGTCAGCACGGGGACGCGCACACAGGTCGCCGACACCTTGAGCCCGGGCAGGCCGAGGATCTTGCGGGTCTCGGAGCGCAGCCCCAGTTCCTCCGACGACCAGCCGCCGTCGAGCGGCGTGCCGGTCCACGGGACGACGTTGAGGGCGAGCGGGGCCTCGAACGGCCCGAGGCCGTCCCCGACGGCCCGGCGCACGTCCCCGGGCGCCACGCCCAGTTCGGTGCCGGCGACGAGGGAGAGCTGGGCGCGCAGCGCGCCGACCGCGTCCCGGCCGGCCCCGCTGGCCGCCTGGTACGAGGAGACCACCAGTTCGCGCAGCCCGAACTCCGCGTGCAGGGCGCCCACGGCGGGCACCAGCGTCAGCGTGGTGTCGTGGGGGCTCGCGACGATGCCGCGCGGCCGCAGCCGCACGGTGTGCGGATTGATCTCGGGGACGGTCAGCGGCACCTCGGGATCCGCCCGGAAGGCCGGGGAGCTGTCCACGACCACGGCGCCACGGGTGACGGCGAGGGGCGCCCAGCGTGCGGAGACCTCGGCCGGCACCAGGAACAGCGCCACGTCGACGCCGTCGAAGACGTCCTCGCCGAGCGCCAGGACCTCGCACTCCTCCCCGCGCACGGCCAGTTTGCGGCCGGCCGAGCGGGGGGAGGCGACGAGTCGGATCTCGCCCCAGACGTCGGCGTGCTGCGACAGGAGCCGGAGCATCACCGCGCCGACGGCCCCGGTCGCTCCCACGACCGCGAGCGTCGGCTTGGACGTCCCCCGCGCGGGGCGCACGCTCATCGCCGCACGCCTCCGCGCCGGAGGGTCATCGCCCGGTGCCGCCGTAGACGACCGCCTCGTCGGAGTCGGAGTCGAGGCCGAACGCGGTGTGCACGGCGCGCACCGCCTCGTTGACGTCGTCGGCCCGGGTGACCACGGAGATACGGATCTCGGAGGTGGAGATCAGCTCGATGTTCACGCCGGCGTCGGAGAGCGCCTCGAAGAAGGACGCCGTCACACCCGGGTTGGTCTTCATGCCCGCGCCGACCAGGGAGATCTTGCCGATCTGGTCGTCGTAGCGCAGCGAGTCGAAGCCGATGGCCGCCTTCTGCTTCTCCAGGGCGGACATCGCCTTGGCGCCGTCCGTCTTGGGCAGCGTGAAGGAGATGTCGGTCAGGGCGGTGGTGGCCGCCGAGACGTTCTGCACGACCATGTCGATGTTGATCTCGGCATCGGCGATGGTGCGGAAGATGGCCGCGGCCTCGCCCGGCTTGTCCGGCACGCCGACGACCGTGACCTTGGCCTCGGAGACGTCGTGGGCGACTCCGGAGATGATGGCGTGCTCCACCTTCTGATCCCCTCGCGGTTCGTTGCTGACCCATGTGCCCTGGAGCCCCGAGAACGAGGACCGGACGTGGATCGGGATGTTGTAACGGCGTGCGTACTCGACGCACCGGTGCAGCAGCACCTTGGAGCCGGACGCGGCGAGCTCCAGCATGTCCTCGGAGGAGATCCAGTCGATCTTCTTCGCCTTCTTCACGACCCGGGGGTCGGCGGTGAAGACGCCGTCGACGTCGGTGTAGATCTCGCAGACCTCGGCGTCCAGCGCCGCCGCCAGCGCGACGGCGGTCGTGTCCGACCCGCCGCGGCCGAGCGTGGTGATGTCCTTCTTGTCCTGGGACACACCCTGGAAGCCGGCGACGATGGCGATGTTGCCCTCGTCGAGCGCCGTACGGATCCGGCCCGGCGTCACATCGATGATGCGCGCTTTGTTGTGCACCGAGTCGGTGATGACGCCTGCCTGGCTGCCGGTGAACGACTGGGCCTCGTGGCCCAGGTTTTTGATCGCCATGGCCAGCAGGGCCATGGAGATCCGCTCTCCTGCGGTCAGCAGCATGTCGAACTCACGCCCGGCAGGGATCGGGGATACCTGCTCGGCGAGATCGATCAGCTCATCCGTCGTGTCGCCCATCGCCGAAACCACGACGACCACCTGGTGGCCGTTCTTCTTGGCATCGACGATTCGCTTGGCGACACGCTTGATGCCCTCGGCATCGGCGACGGAGGAGCCTCCGTACTTCTGCACGACAAGGCCCACGTGCGCTCCTCGCTCGGTCTTCTGCAGTCAACGACTGCGGTCGGCTCAGTCTATCGAGCAGCCCGGAATCGCCCGTTCTTTGTCACATGGTGAGATGTCCCGCTCACGACGTGATCCCGGACGATCCCTGGGCTGCCCGCAGGAGGCCACTGCCCAGGGCCCCGGGAGCTACGCGGGAATGTGCGCCACATCACCCGCGGGCGGACCGCCGCGGGACCGGTGGACGGGGCTCAGCGGGCCCTGCGCAGCCCCAGCGGGCCGGCGATCTCCTCGACCATGACCTTGCCGGCCTCCTCGGCCAGCACGTCGTCGGTGAGGTCCTCGTCGGTGTCGAGGCCGTCCAGCTCGGCGAGCGGCTGGTCCAGGCGCACATGGGCGACGAGCGACTGGAGCGCGCGCAGCGTCGCGGAGGCGGTCGGGCCCCAGTTGGAGAAGTACGAGAACTGCCACCACCAGAGCGCCTCGGTGGTCCGGCCGGCCCGGTAGTGGGCGAGTCCGTGGCGCAGGTCGGTGACGATGTCGGCGAGGCTGTCGGAGATCCGCGACGGCACCGGGGCCTTGCGCGGCTCGTAGGGGTCGAAGACCTCGGAGAACACGTCGATCGGGTCGAGCAGCACGGCGAAGCGCTCGCGCAGGTCGTCGACGTCGACGTCCGGGCCCGTGTCCGGCTCGTAGCGCTCGTCGGGGACGATGTCCTCGTGCGCGCCGAGGCGGCCGCCGGTCAGCAGGAG
This window contains:
- a CDS encoding DNA repair ATPase; the protein is MTTPLTRHTDQNGAAPAQAVPEPAAPATAAPGRPAADAPEATLPGAPGAARAGGSADLAPGGAADGASGSYEVLRDRLVAQAAELRRRAEALNAQRIETFGSLELRLAGTQDLRTEHAATACDIVAVGDALLFGYDASGAARPVSAVADVLALHDSGLERLPDGAVPGLLDDPRFLDEFEALHRYYRDARLRRLRMVDGKLLAVFSAGGAARAEERGGERAVDIRVLRWAVETDGAGGVRARFLDARGERDHVLPPSHEVEWTAATRDDHVQGRHPHIAVGGDVFVSTVGGSLTVKTVDDTETGEGIWSEPVAEPLQSLADAEVEYARMGSLLLLRVRPYKEETHRHLVHSAVTGTVTRLDGIGQACLRLPDDQGIVFPGGYCLAATGTVRTFDVDERLLASLAYERTVHSPNGEDILFAFRSRTGAGSLLLPYNVIRTAVAAPLTGSGHALFDDGTLLVLRSRDDAPVRVHPVQRWDSPFVTDTYAAQRPAGRGPLARIGNAELVRGISDCLSLVGAVTDTEPSTAVFEALLGACARTADGHHWLGDADTGDLRTPLDAIGETARQVLAEFETVRDLTDRAARALEEATGRIAALVRRLRGEAPRTAGGWVDGLTALRRAQGELLALKEMRYADAGRIDALTARTADDITSFATRAMGFLRREDAFADHRAEIEALTAEARSVATVAETAPLSGRLDAVDEGLRTVTDVVTGLEFGDAVVRTGILERIAEVLGGVNRARAVLGARRRELLGREGRAEFAAETALLGQAVAGALAAAADPESCDAQLAALLLRLENLESRFAESDDFLAELGAKRTEVYEAFAARRQTLQDARARRAERLAASALRVLDTIGRRIVTLGSAEEIHTWFASDPMAAKVRRTADELRELGDDGRAEELEGRLKAARQEAARALRDRTDLYADGGSVIRLGRHRFTVNTQPFELTLVPQGDGLAFALTGTDYRAPVTDDAGDGFADGTGSGFAGTRAYWEQTLPSENAAVYRAEHLAGRLLEEHGARALADADLADLVRRAAQDAYDEGYERGVHDHDAAAILASVVRLHAGAGLLRHAPRARAAAQVFWAHGTDEASRSAWTRRAVALARARDTFGLAPAIDAFRAELAAAMGPGGGPGADYLFEELTSGPEGFVIGARVRAALEAFRRTVEDAGYAQDVEALGDDLGARRQVIENWLAAWAQATDAEADAEDLAEAAAVELCPGLVRHGSDAPLTARVEGLLGNHPRLEKGVLTVRLDEFLARTRHFRETVAPGFRDYQQRRTALAAAERERLRVDEHRPRVMSSFVRNRLVDEVYLPLIGDSLAKQMGTAGESRRTDSNGLLLLLSPPGYGKTTLVEYVADRLGLALVRVNGPALGHEVTSLDPAQAPNATARQEVEKINFALEAGSNVLLYLDDIQHVSPELLQKFISLCDAQRRMEGVWRGRARTYDLRGKRFAVCMAGNPYTESGERFRIPDMLANRADVWDLGEVLTGKEDVFALSFVENALTSHPVLAPLAGRDRADVDLLVRLATGDPTARADRLAHPYPPAELDRILAVLRHVVAARRTVLAVNSAYIASAASGDATRGEPPFRLQGSYRNMNRIVERISPVMNDAELDALVDDHYTGEARTLANGAEAALLRLAELRSRLTGAQAARWSEIKAGYTRAQALGGPGGDPLTKAVAALGLLADRLTAVETAITRAADPRRLLAAPGRPEAVPPAGAPVDPAG
- a CDS encoding DUF6191 domain-containing protein, whose protein sequence is MEFAVFMTLPGLVILLVAIAFGDQVLRATGRGRRRGQLSATGFEQLHATFSPGKQSELKERQSALLLRDDEEDGAPPNRSTVDLGSGRAVIRLP
- a CDS encoding S9 family peptidase — protein: MEGMNAADTTPGMPGMPDWEKRFRAPRVSLPDWAEDAPDRALFVSNATGTYELYAWDRATGSQRQVTDRPNGTTEGVLAPDGEAVWWFSDTDGDEFGIWMRQPFAGGADVPAVPGLAASYPAGLAIGRDGTAVVGRSTDEDGTTIHVVRPGQAPAEVYRHRESAGVGDLSHDGTLFAIEHTEHGDAMHSALRVLRPDGSVVAELDDTEGGTKELGLEVLGFPPVDGDTRLLVGHQRRGRWEPMIWDVASGEETALAVDLPGDVGAEWYPDGSALLVVHSFEARGELWHYDLASRELTRIETPAGSVSDATARPDHSIEYLWSSAAEPPQVRSTHGGAVLDPPGMKAPASVPVEDVWVEGPGGRVHALVQRPAGADGPLPTVFEIHGGPAWHDSDSFTAGPAAWVDHGYAVVRVNYRGSTGYGREWTDALKHRVGLIELEDIAAVREWAVASGLADPARLVLAGGSWGGYLTLLGLGVQPDAWALGLAAVPVADYVTAYHDEMEALKALDRTLLGGTPEEVPERFAASSPLTYVDAVRAPVYISAGVNDPRCPIRQVENYVDRLVARGAVHEVYRYDAGHGSLVVEERIKQVRMEIAFAERHLAGAGIRPEADAQPAGAA
- a CDS encoding SURF1 family protein; the protein is MYRFLLTPRWWGINVFVLLAIPFCVFMGSWQLGRFEDRVDSHREAEQRPGAEEQAAAPLGELLPVDKETSGRQATASGRYGEQFIVPERRLDGKPGSYVLTLLRTESGKTLPVVRGWLPQGGTAPAVPAGAVTVTGALQASETPGTDGAHTAGGLPAGQLGIISAASLVNLVPDDMYDAWVTLTKADSGLTAVPASAPQNSGLDLKAFQNLGYTGEWFVFAGFVLFMWFRLVRREAEAVRDRELGLTPDMS
- a CDS encoding SigE family RNA polymerase sigma factor codes for the protein MPVIAPVPASRTTRLPAQRQGTDDVMAAGTTVDHLTETYRAHYRSLLGLAALLLDDTASCEDVVQEAFIRVHSARSRVREPEKTLAYLRQTVVNLSRSALRRRILGLKLLSKPMPDMASAEEGAYDQLERDALIKAMRGLQRRQREVLVLRYFADMTEAQVAETLGISLGSVKAYGSRGIAALRVAMEATV
- a CDS encoding aspartate-semialdehyde dehydrogenase, yielding MSVRPARGTSKPTLAVVGATGAVGAVMLRLLSQHADVWGEIRLVASPRSAGRKLAVRGEECEVLALGEDVFDGVDVALFLVPAEVSARWAPLAVTRGAVVVDSSPAFRADPEVPLTVPEINPHTVRLRPRGIVASPHDTTLTLVPAVGALHAEFGLRELVVSSYQAASGAGRDAVGALRAQLSLVAGTELGVAPGDVRRAVGDGLGPFEAPLALNVVPWTGTPLDGGWSSEELGLRSETRKILGLPGLKVSATCVRVPVLTAHSLAVHARFEREVTVARAHEILATAPGVVLCDDPEAGDFPTPADVVGTDPTWVGRVRRAPDDATALDLFLCGDNLLKGAALNSVQIAETVAAELGC
- a CDS encoding aspartate kinase — its product is MGLVVQKYGGSSVADAEGIKRVAKRIVDAKKNGHQVVVVVSAMGDTTDELIDLAEQVSPIPAGREFDMLLTAGERISMALLAMAIKNLGHEAQSFTGSQAGVITDSVHNKARIIDVTPGRIRTALDEGNIAIVAGFQGVSQDKKDITTLGRGGSDTTAVALAAALDAEVCEIYTDVDGVFTADPRVVKKAKKIDWISSEDMLELAASGSKVLLHRCVEYARRYNIPIHVRSSFSGLQGTWVSNEPRGDQKVEHAIISGVAHDVSEAKVTVVGVPDKPGEAAAIFRTIADAEINIDMVVQNVSAATTALTDISFTLPKTDGAKAMSALEKQKAAIGFDSLRYDDQIGKISLVGAGMKTNPGVTASFFEALSDAGVNIELISTSEIRISVVTRADDVNEAVRAVHTAFGLDSDSDEAVVYGGTGR